In bacterium YEK0313, one genomic interval encodes:
- the gsiA_12 gene encoding Glutathione import ATP-binding protein GsiA, translating into MDSPVIELDHPAPLKPQNAAAEPVLAVAGLTTAFRRDGEWHSVVRNLSFEVAPKQTVAIVGESGSGKSVTALSIMRLIPPQSGRIAGSIRLAGRDLLTLSDKAMRQVRGNDVAMIFQEPMTSLNPVLTVGFQIAEALIYHHAMPRAAAEAEAIRLLDKVRIPAAASRFHEYPHRLSGGMRQRVMIAMALACRPKLLIADEPTTALDVTIQAQILELIKLLQEEEGMSVLFITHDMGVVAEIADRTVVMYGGEAVEAGDTAQIFAAPGHPYTKALLSAVPRLGSMTGRARPMRFPVVDKTTGESDVPTETPDTVTAAARPILEVAGLTTRFDITSGLFGQVTGRVHAVENVSFSLQAGETLALVGESGCGKSTTGRSILRLIEPNSGSVLVDGEDVLAMDSKALRAMRRRMQIVFQDPFASLNPRMSVRAAIAEPLHAHGLANRAEADARVAELLERVGLAPAMADRYPHEFSGGQRQRICIARALALEPKLIVADEAVSALDVSVKAQVVNLMLDLQASMGLAYVFISHDMAVVERMSHRVAVMYLGEIVEIGPRAAVFGAPQHPYTRKLMAAVPIPDPARRTGRRIVSNDEIRSPVRPADYVPPTRQYREVSPGHVVQVWGEEWDRR; encoded by the coding sequence ATGGACAGTCCCGTGATTGAACTCGATCATCCCGCGCCCCTGAAACCGCAAAACGCGGCCGCCGAGCCGGTGCTCGCCGTGGCCGGTCTCACCACGGCCTTCCGGCGCGATGGCGAGTGGCATTCCGTCGTGCGCAACCTCTCCTTCGAGGTGGCGCCGAAACAGACGGTCGCCATCGTCGGCGAGTCGGGCTCCGGCAAGAGCGTCACGGCGCTCTCGATCATGCGCCTGATACCGCCGCAGAGCGGCCGCATTGCCGGCAGCATCCGGCTGGCCGGCCGGGACCTCCTGACCCTTTCCGACAAGGCGATGCGCCAGGTGCGCGGCAATGACGTCGCGATGATCTTCCAGGAGCCGATGACCAGCCTCAATCCGGTGCTGACCGTCGGCTTCCAGATCGCCGAGGCGCTGATCTATCACCACGCCATGCCGCGCGCGGCGGCCGAGGCCGAAGCGATCAGGCTGCTCGACAAGGTCCGCATTCCCGCGGCCGCGAGCCGTTTCCACGAATATCCGCACCGCCTGTCGGGCGGCATGCGCCAGCGCGTGATGATCGCCATGGCGCTCGCCTGCCGGCCGAAGCTGCTCATCGCCGACGAGCCGACGACCGCGCTCGACGTCACCATCCAGGCGCAGATCCTGGAGCTGATCAAGCTGCTGCAGGAGGAAGAGGGCATGTCGGTCCTCTTCATCACCCACGACATGGGCGTGGTCGCCGAGATCGCCGACCGCACCGTCGTCATGTATGGCGGCGAGGCCGTGGAGGCCGGCGACACCGCGCAGATCTTCGCCGCGCCCGGCCATCCCTATACTAAGGCGCTGCTGTCGGCGGTGCCCCGGCTCGGCTCGATGACGGGGCGCGCGCGGCCGATGCGTTTCCCCGTTGTCGACAAGACGACGGGCGAATCGGACGTTCCGACCGAAACGCCCGACACGGTCACCGCCGCCGCCCGGCCGATCCTCGAAGTGGCCGGGCTCACCACCCGTTTCGACATCACCTCGGGCCTGTTCGGCCAGGTCACCGGCCGCGTCCATGCGGTGGAGAACGTGTCGTTCAGCCTTCAGGCCGGCGAGACGCTGGCCCTCGTCGGCGAGTCCGGCTGCGGCAAGTCGACCACCGGCCGCTCCATCCTGCGGCTGATCGAGCCGAACAGCGGCTCGGTCCTGGTCGACGGCGAAGATGTCCTGGCGATGGATTCGAAAGCCCTGCGGGCCATGCGCCGGCGCATGCAGATTGTCTTCCAGGATCCTTTCGCCAGCCTCAATCCGCGCATGTCGGTGCGCGCGGCGATCGCCGAGCCGCTGCACGCCCATGGCCTTGCCAACCGCGCCGAGGCCGATGCGCGGGTCGCCGAACTGCTCGAGCGCGTCGGCCTGGCGCCGGCCATGGCCGACCGCTATCCGCACGAATTTTCCGGCGGCCAGCGCCAGCGCATCTGCATTGCCCGAGCACTGGCGCTGGAGCCGAAGCTGATCGTCGCGGACGAGGCGGTCTCCGCGCTCGACGTCTCGGTCAAGGCACAGGTGGTCAACCTCATGCTCGACCTGCAGGCCAGCATGGGACTCGCCTATGTCTTCATTTCACACGACATGGCGGTCGTCGAGCGGATGAGCCACCGCGTGGCGGTGATGTATCTCGGCGAGATCGTCGAGATCGGGCCACGCGCCGCCGTCTTCGGCGCCCCCCAGCATCCCTATACGCGCAAGCTGATGGCTGCAGTGCCGATCCCCGACCCGGCGCGGCGGACCGGCCGGCGCATCGTGTCGAACGACGAGATCCGCAGCCCCGTGCGGCCGGCGGACTATGTGCCGCCCACGCGGCAATATCGCGAGGTCTCGCCCGGCCATGTCGTGCAGGTCTGGGGCGAGGAATGGGACAGGCGCTGA
- the lysN_4 gene encoding 2-aminoadipate transaminase, whose product MDDRPFALTGLFRPGLPDPAPRFAGLPRYNFVYGHNDPSEVPAEALAEAAAKVLRDNGRLLGMYNLGEAPQGHARLRAFVAGKLKRLSGIACHADDVLMTSGSLQAMDLVNNLFVAPDDTVILEEFTYGGAITKVQKLGARVVGAPLDEGGLRIDALRRVLEDLRAEGVTPKYIYTIPTVQNPTGSILSLERRHALIALSRAFGVPIFEDECYADLVWAGARPPALYALDPTRVVHIGSFSKSLAPALRVGYIVADWQVLSRILATKTDAGSGALEQMVVAEYVERHFAAHLDQLRTALRRKLDVLIDALGQEFGTAAELFVPEGGIFLWLKLPDHVDVRRFAGTALDAGLAFNPGPEWACAPEAAKSYMRLCFALPTEEIIREGVAELARICFEQTGLPAHGGNRRRG is encoded by the coding sequence ATGGATGATCGGCCCTTTGCCTTGACCGGCCTGTTCCGGCCGGGCCTTCCCGATCCTGCGCCGCGCTTTGCCGGCCTGCCGCGCTACAATTTCGTCTATGGCCACAACGACCCGAGCGAGGTGCCGGCGGAAGCGCTGGCCGAAGCCGCGGCGAAGGTGCTGCGCGACAACGGCCGGCTGCTCGGCATGTACAATCTCGGCGAGGCGCCGCAGGGCCACGCCCGACTGCGCGCCTTCGTCGCCGGCAAGCTCAAGCGGCTCAGCGGCATTGCCTGCCATGCCGACGACGTCCTGATGACCTCGGGCTCGCTGCAGGCGATGGATCTCGTCAACAACCTGTTCGTCGCGCCCGATGACACGGTGATCCTCGAGGAGTTCACCTATGGCGGGGCGATCACCAAGGTGCAGAAGCTCGGCGCCCGCGTGGTCGGCGCGCCGCTCGACGAGGGCGGGCTGAGAATCGACGCGCTCCGGCGGGTTCTGGAGGACCTCAGAGCCGAGGGCGTCACGCCGAAATATATCTATACGATCCCGACCGTTCAGAACCCGACCGGCAGCATCCTCAGCCTCGAGCGCCGGCATGCGCTCATCGCGCTGTCGCGCGCGTTCGGCGTGCCGATCTTCGAGGACGAATGCTATGCCGACCTGGTCTGGGCAGGCGCGCGGCCGCCCGCGCTCTATGCGCTCGATCCCACGCGCGTCGTCCATATCGGCTCGTTCTCCAAGTCGCTCGCGCCAGCCCTGCGCGTCGGCTACATCGTCGCCGACTGGCAGGTGCTGAGCCGCATCCTCGCGACCAAGACCGATGCCGGATCCGGCGCGCTCGAGCAGATGGTCGTAGCCGAATATGTCGAGCGCCATTTTGCGGCTCATCTCGACCAACTGCGGACCGCGCTGCGCCGCAAGCTCGACGTGCTGATCGATGCGCTCGGCCAGGAATTCGGCACGGCTGCCGAGCTGTTCGTGCCGGAGGGCGGCATCTTCCTGTGGCTGAAGCTGCCCGATCATGTCGACGTCCGGCGTTTCGCCGGCACCGCGCTCGATGCCGGCCTCGCCTTCAATCCTGGGCCGGAATGGGCCTGCGCGCCGGAGGCGGCGAAAAGCTACATGCGGCTCTGTTTCGCGCTGCCGACGGAAGAGATCATCCGGGAAGGCGTCGCCGAGCTTGCCCGCATCTGCTTCGAGCAGACCGGCCTGCCGGCCCATGGGGGCAATCGCCGGCGCGGCTGA
- the tetC_1 gene encoding Transposon Tn10 TetC protein → MAHRPRKEMIAETRAKLVAAARRAFGAVGYAEASMDQFTAEAGLTRGALYHHFGDKKGLLEAVVAEIDAEMNARLQQVVHDAPDPWSGFAAECIAYIEMALEPEIQRIMLRDGPAVLGDPSTWPGQSGCIRSMSAGLAELTASGVIRPVDPEATARLLNGAMLQAALWIANAADPEATSVKAVRAFRALLDGLRVGPA, encoded by the coding sequence ATGGCGCACAGGCCACGCAAGGAAATGATCGCGGAAACGCGCGCGAAGCTGGTGGCGGCCGCGCGCCGGGCCTTCGGCGCCGTCGGCTATGCCGAGGCATCGATGGACCAGTTCACCGCCGAGGCCGGCCTCACGCGCGGCGCGCTCTACCATCATTTCGGCGACAAGAAGGGCCTGCTCGAAGCGGTGGTCGCCGAGATCGACGCCGAAATGAACGCCCGGCTCCAACAGGTCGTGCACGATGCGCCCGATCCCTGGAGCGGCTTCGCCGCCGAATGCATCGCCTATATCGAAATGGCGCTGGAGCCGGAGATCCAGCGCATCATGCTGCGCGACGGGCCGGCCGTGCTCGGCGATCCCTCGACCTGGCCCGGCCAGAGCGGCTGTATCCGGTCCATGTCGGCGGGGCTGGCGGAGCTGACCGCGAGCGGCGTCATCCGGCCGGTCGATCCGGAGGCGACCGCGCGCCTGCTCAACGGCGCGATGCTGCAGGCGGCGCTGTGGATCGCCAATGCCGCCGATCCGGAGGCCACCTCGGTCAAGGCGGTCCGCGCCTTCCGCGCGCTGCTCGACGGGCTGAGGGTCGGGCCGGCCTGA
- a CDS encoding Major Facilitator Superfamily protein — protein sequence MANPYVDIFRAPGTRAFSFAGFIARMPFAMITLGIVTMLSQAQGGYGLAGAVAATFALTSALIAPQISRAVDRYGQSRILPPATAMAVIGLGALMLATRFEAPAWSLFAFAALGGFMPSMSAMVRARWTELYRDTPRLRTAFAFESVVDELIYMTGPVISIGLSVALFPEAGPLAAVLFLTVGTLLFVPLKATEPPVHPQGRSAGGSVIRLSAIRIITLILIAIGAIFGTAEVTAVAFAEQQGQTAAASIVLSIYAAGSLIVGLVFGALKPRLPLARQLQLAIALAALTTLPLLVVGSIPALALVLFLAGAAVSPTLIISMGLIERIVPPAKLTEGITWAMTGVGIGMAVGSAASGWVIDMFGVASGFWVSIASGLVALATVVLGYRQLSDEGGPCAADPAAAGA from the coding sequence ATGGCCAATCCTTACGTCGATATTTTCCGCGCCCCCGGGACGCGGGCCTTTTCGTTCGCCGGCTTCATCGCACGCATGCCCTTTGCGATGATCACGCTCGGCATCGTCACCATGCTGTCGCAGGCCCAGGGCGGCTATGGCCTCGCCGGCGCGGTGGCGGCGACCTTCGCGCTGACCAGCGCCCTCATCGCGCCGCAGATCTCGCGCGCGGTCGATCGCTACGGCCAGAGCCGCATCCTGCCGCCGGCCACCGCCATGGCGGTGATCGGGCTCGGCGCGCTGATGCTCGCCACCCGCTTCGAGGCGCCGGCCTGGAGCTTGTTCGCCTTTGCCGCGCTCGGCGGCTTCATGCCCTCGATGAGCGCAATGGTGCGCGCCCGCTGGACCGAGCTCTACCGGGATACGCCGCGCCTGCGCACGGCCTTCGCTTTCGAATCCGTCGTCGACGAGCTCATCTACATGACCGGCCCGGTCATTTCGATCGGCCTGTCGGTCGCGCTGTTCCCCGAAGCCGGACCGCTGGCGGCGGTGCTGTTCCTGACCGTCGGCACCCTGCTGTTCGTGCCGCTGAAGGCGACCGAGCCGCCGGTCCATCCCCAGGGCCGGAGCGCCGGCGGCTCGGTGATCCGCCTGAGCGCGATCCGCATCATCACCCTGATCCTGATCGCGATCGGCGCGATCTTCGGCACGGCCGAAGTCACCGCCGTGGCCTTTGCCGAGCAGCAGGGCCAGACCGCAGCGGCCAGCATCGTCCTGTCGATCTATGCGGCCGGCTCGCTGATCGTCGGCCTCGTCTTCGGCGCCCTGAAGCCGCGCCTGCCGCTCGCCCGCCAGCTCCAGCTCGCCATCGCGCTCGCCGCGCTGACGACGCTGCCGCTGCTCGTCGTCGGCAGCATTCCGGCCCTGGCGCTCGTGCTGTTCCTGGCGGGCGCCGCGGTGTCGCCGACCCTCATCATCTCGATGGGGCTGATCGAGCGGATCGTGCCTCCGGCCAAGCTGACCGAAGGCATCACCTGGGCGATGACCGGCGTCGGCATCGGCATGGCGGTGGGGTCTGCGGCTTCGGGCTGGGTCATCGACATGTTCGGCGTCGCCAGCGGCTTCTGGGTCTCGATCGCCTCGGGCCTGGTCGCGCTGGCGACCGTCGTCCTCGGCTATCGGCAGCTCAGCGACGAGGGCGGCCCCTGCGCCGCGGATCCCGCCGCGGCCGGGGCCTGA
- a CDS encoding Invasion associated locus B (IalB) protein: protein MAQLPNGATAINETFGDWTVDCRIVEGRKGCIMQQSQGNQQTGQRSFAIELRVPQTMRTEGLLLMPFGLNLDQGVKLKIDEQDLGQGARFSTCVPTGCLVPISLPTVATEAMKKGTRLIVTGTTLSSGEAATFNVSLDGFAPALARLTELGS from the coding sequence GTGGCGCAACTGCCCAATGGCGCAACGGCGATCAACGAGACCTTCGGCGACTGGACGGTGGACTGCCGGATCGTCGAGGGCCGCAAGGGCTGCATCATGCAGCAGAGCCAGGGCAACCAGCAGACCGGACAGCGCTCTTTCGCCATCGAGCTGCGCGTTCCCCAGACGATGCGCACCGAGGGCCTGCTGCTCATGCCCTTCGGTCTCAATCTCGACCAGGGCGTCAAGCTGAAGATCGACGAGCAGGATCTCGGCCAGGGCGCGCGCTTCTCGACCTGCGTCCCGACCGGCTGCCTGGTGCCGATCTCGCTGCCGACCGTCGCGACGGAGGCGATGAAGAAGGGAACGCGCCTGATCGTCACAGGCACGACGCTGAGCTCGGGCGAGGCCGCGACGTTCAACGTCTCGCTCGACGGCTTCGCCCCGGCGCTGGCGCGGCTCACCGAGCTCGGCAGCTGA
- the fhuC gene encoding Iron(3+)-hydroxamate import ATP-binding protein FhuC, translating into MTAWPDLAGSRAAAVAVQESSDAPPFALEAASFAIPGRVLLQPLTMTLPAHRVVGLIGHNGSGKSTLLKLLARQQPATAGTIRFEGRPLAAWGDRAFARKVAYLPQQTPAAAGLTVEELVALGRYPWHGALGRFGAVDRAKVAEAMALTDVAGFAGRLVDTLSGGERQRAWLAMLVAQDADYLLLDEPISALDIAHQIEVLGLVQRLSRERGLGVVVVLHDVNMAGRFCDEVVALHSGRLIARGAPGEVMTPAALQTIYGVAMGIMTHPTSGLPISYVA; encoded by the coding sequence ATGACCGCATGGCCTGATCTCGCCGGTAGCCGCGCGGCGGCCGTCGCCGTGCAGGAAAGTTCGGATGCGCCGCCCTTCGCGCTCGAAGCGGCAAGCTTCGCCATTCCCGGGCGGGTGCTGCTGCAGCCGTTGACCATGACCTTGCCGGCGCACCGCGTGGTGGGCCTGATCGGCCACAACGGCTCGGGCAAGTCGACGCTGTTGAAGCTGCTGGCGCGGCAGCAGCCGGCGACGGCCGGCACGATCCGGTTCGAAGGCCGGCCGCTGGCTGCCTGGGGCGACCGGGCTTTTGCCCGCAAGGTGGCCTATCTGCCTCAGCAGACGCCGGCCGCCGCGGGGCTGACGGTCGAGGAGCTGGTCGCGCTCGGGCGCTATCCCTGGCACGGCGCGCTCGGCCGCTTCGGCGCCGTCGATCGGGCCAAGGTCGCCGAGGCCATGGCCCTCACCGATGTCGCGGGCTTTGCCGGCCGGTTGGTCGACACGCTTTCCGGCGGCGAGCGGCAGCGCGCCTGGCTGGCCATGCTGGTCGCCCAGGATGCCGACTATCTGCTGCTGGACGAACCGATCTCGGCGCTCGACATCGCTCATCAGATCGAGGTGCTCGGCCTGGTGCAGCGCCTGTCGCGCGAACGCGGCCTGGGCGTCGTGGTAGTGCTGCACGACGTCAACATGGCCGGCCGCTTCTGCGACGAGGTCGTGGCGCTCCATTCCGGCCGGCTGATCGCCCGTGGCGCGCCGGGCGAGGTGATGACGCCGGCGGCGCTCCAGACGATCTATGGCGTCGCCATGGGGATCATGACGCATCCGACCTCCGGCCTGCCGATCAGCTATGTCGCCTGA
- a CDS encoding Gram-negative bacterial tonB protein yields the protein MAHLNRFKRFPPGASTAGVAQVAFTIDRSGRVLSSRLVRGSGDSALDNEAVAMMRRASPVPAPPTSVGGGGSITLAVPVRFNR from the coding sequence ATGGCGCATCTCAACCGCTTCAAGCGCTTCCCGCCTGGGGCATCGACCGCCGGCGTCGCGCAGGTGGCGTTCACCATCGACCGCTCCGGCCGGGTCCTGTCCTCCCGGCTCGTGCGCGGATCCGGCGACAGCGCGCTCGACAACGAGGCGGTCGCGATGATGCGCCGGGCGAGCCCGGTGCCGGCGCCGCCGACCAGCGTCGGCGGCGGCGGCTCGATCACGCTCGCCGTTCCCGTCAGGTTCAATCGATGA
- the exbD_3 gene encoding Biopolymer transport protein ExbD, producing MGVSLKDPQDGDLAEVSDINVTPFIDVILVLLIIFMVAAPLSTVDVPVDLPVSNAQPQPRPDKPVFLTVKNDLSLALGNDEVPRAGLQATLDRQTGNDREQRVFLRADGAVAYRELMNVMNLLRQAGYLKIALVGLEDTGGSAPTAPPAASPEAPRQP from the coding sequence ATGGGCGTCAGTCTCAAGGATCCGCAGGACGGCGATCTCGCCGAGGTCTCCGACATCAACGTGACGCCGTTCATCGACGTCATCCTGGTCCTTCTGATCATCTTCATGGTGGCCGCGCCGCTGTCGACCGTCGACGTGCCGGTCGACCTGCCGGTGTCCAATGCGCAGCCGCAGCCTCGCCCCGACAAGCCGGTCTTCCTGACGGTCAAGAACGACCTGTCGCTGGCGCTGGGCAATGACGAGGTGCCGCGGGCCGGCCTGCAGGCGACGCTCGACCGGCAGACCGGCAACGATCGCGAGCAGCGCGTCTTCCTGCGCGCCGACGGCGCGGTCGCCTATCGCGAATTGATGAACGTGATGAACCTGCTGCGCCAGGCCGGCTATCTCAAGATCGCGCTGGTCGGCCTCGAGGACACGGGCGGCAGCGCGCCCACCGCGCCGCCGGCCGCCAGCCCCGAGGCGCCGCGGCAGCCATGA
- the exbB_3 gene encoding Biopolymer transport protein ExbB, whose protein sequence is MAPDHPHCLRRRAAVPIRACRPPAVGPTLSTSDIMTGEFPARPLRAFSLWLRRGMLGLALGLVLAVPLGGAGAQAPAASESAPAGQASAGQPAAPTAAGPAAPPAPAVTATAALPHDLSPWGMFMAADIVVKAVMVGLAFASLVTWTVWLAKGLELFGAKRRANRAVRRLGEADGLAQAARDIDQGWTRRGPVAELVRAAMRETALSANLSADGIKERVAIALSRIEARAGRNMARGTGLLATIGATAPFVGLFGTVWGIMNSFIGISQTKTTNLAVVAPGIAEALLATAIGLVAAIPAVIIYNVFARSIAGYRALLSDASAEVLQHLSRDLARDEADTRAAPRARAVAAAAE, encoded by the coding sequence ATGGCACCGGACCATCCCCATTGCCTGCGGCGCCGCGCCGCCGTTCCCATCCGCGCCTGCCGGCCGCCGGCCGTGGGCCCCACGCTATCGACGAGTGACATCATGACCGGCGAGTTTCCGGCGCGGCCACTTCGCGCATTTTCCCTCTGGCTGCGGCGCGGCATGCTCGGCCTGGCCCTGGGCCTTGTCCTCGCCGTGCCGCTCGGCGGTGCCGGCGCCCAGGCGCCCGCGGCATCCGAATCCGCGCCGGCGGGCCAGGCGAGCGCCGGTCAGCCTGCGGCGCCGACAGCTGCCGGTCCGGCAGCCCCGCCGGCTCCGGCCGTGACCGCGACGGCAGCGCTGCCGCACGACCTGTCGCCCTGGGGCATGTTCATGGCCGCCGACATCGTCGTGAAGGCGGTGATGGTGGGCCTCGCCTTCGCCTCGCTGGTCACCTGGACGGTCTGGCTCGCCAAGGGCCTCGAACTGTTCGGTGCCAAGCGTCGGGCCAACCGCGCCGTGCGCCGGCTCGGCGAGGCCGACGGCCTCGCCCAGGCCGCGCGCGACATCGACCAGGGCTGGACCCGGCGCGGCCCGGTCGCGGAACTGGTACGGGCCGCCATGCGCGAGACGGCGCTGTCGGCCAATCTCTCGGCCGACGGCATCAAGGAGCGGGTGGCGATCGCGCTGTCGCGCATCGAGGCGCGCGCCGGCCGCAACATGGCGCGCGGCACCGGCCTGCTCGCCACGATCGGCGCGACCGCGCCCTTCGTCGGCCTGTTCGGCACGGTCTGGGGCATCATGAATTCCTTCATCGGCATTTCCCAGACCAAGACCACCAATCTCGCCGTCGTGGCGCCCGGCATCGCCGAGGCGCTGCTCGCCACCGCCATCGGCCTCGTCGCCGCCATTCCCGCCGTCATCATCTACAACGTCTTCGCCCGCTCGATCGCCGGCTACCGGGCGCTGCTGTCGGATGCCTCCGCCGAGGTGCTGCAGCACCTCTCGCGCGACCTCGCCCGCGACGAGGCGGATACGCGTGCCGCGCCGCGGGCGCGTGCCGTCGCCGCCGCGGCGGAGTGA
- the tenA_1 gene encoding Thiaminase-2, with amino-acid sequence MDVFDRLKAAASADWSSYVDHDFVRQMGEGTLPAAAFRTYLVQDYLFLIQFARAYALAVYKGRSLADMRAAQRGLSAILDVEMDLHVRLCGRWGLTPEAIEAAPEHQATVAYTRFVLDCGMAGDLLDLHVALAPCVIGYAEIGRRLAPAGEAALSDHPYREWIGEYAGAAYQEIAVQARAHLDGLAARSMTERRFAELAGLFGKASRLEADFWQMGLDAAS; translated from the coding sequence GTGGACGTGTTCGATCGCTTGAAGGCGGCGGCGAGCGCCGACTGGTCGTCCTATGTCGACCATGACTTCGTGCGGCAGATGGGCGAGGGAACGCTGCCGGCGGCCGCCTTCCGGACCTATCTGGTCCAGGATTATCTCTTCCTGATCCAGTTCGCCCGGGCCTATGCGCTGGCCGTCTACAAGGGCCGCTCGCTCGCCGACATGCGCGCCGCCCAGCGCGGCCTCTCGGCCATCCTCGACGTCGAGATGGACCTGCATGTGCGTCTCTGCGGCCGGTGGGGCCTGACGCCGGAGGCGATCGAGGCGGCGCCGGAGCATCAGGCGACCGTCGCCTATACCCGCTTCGTGCTCGACTGCGGCATGGCGGGAGACCTGCTGGATCTGCATGTCGCCCTTGCGCCCTGCGTGATCGGCTACGCCGAGATCGGGCGGCGGCTGGCCCCGGCGGGCGAGGCCGCATTGAGCGATCATCCCTATCGCGAATGGATCGGCGAATATGCCGGCGCGGCCTATCAGGAGATCGCGGTGCAGGCGCGGGCCCATCTCGACGGGCTGGCCGCCCGCTCGATGACCGAACGGCGGTTTGCCGAGCTTGCCGGCCTGTTCGGCAAGGCCTCGCGCCTGGAAGCCGATTTCTGGCAGATGGGGCTCGATGCTGCGTCATAG
- the tenA_2 gene encoding Thiaminase-2 — protein sequence MTERFTEQLRASSEPDWSAAVGHRFVQELFRSTVPDKVMANYLIQDHRFLDSFLTLLGAAIASADTFEARLRFGRFVGMVSGEENTYFLRSFAALGVTEEQRATAPDTAPTAGFKAIMREAAATRSYAGALSVLAVAEWLYLDWALQAPQRLPGNFVHSEWITLHDNADFRAFVAFLRGELDRVGPAEAELSRDLFRRTVALERAFFDAAYDGAA from the coding sequence ATGACTGAGCGTTTCACCGAGCAATTGAGGGCGTCGAGCGAGCCGGACTGGTCGGCCGCGGTCGGCCATCGTTTCGTCCAGGAACTGTTCCGCAGCACCGTGCCCGACAAGGTGATGGCGAACTATCTCATCCAGGACCACCGGTTCCTCGACAGTTTCCTCACCCTGCTCGGCGCGGCCATCGCGAGCGCCGACACGTTCGAGGCGCGCCTGCGCTTCGGCCGCTTCGTCGGCATGGTCTCCGGCGAGGAGAACACCTATTTCCTGCGCTCCTTCGCCGCGCTCGGCGTCACCGAGGAGCAGCGCGCGACCGCGCCGGACACGGCGCCGACCGCCGGCTTCAAGGCGATCATGCGCGAGGCCGCCGCCACCCGCAGCTATGCCGGGGCGCTGTCGGTGCTCGCCGTCGCCGAATGGCTTTATCTCGACTGGGCCCTGCAGGCGCCGCAGCGGCTGCCGGGCAATTTTGTCCATTCCGAGTGGATCACCTTGCACGACAATGCCGATTTCCGGGCGTTCGTCGCCTTCCTGCGCGGCGAGCTCGACCGGGTCGGGCCGGCCGAGGCCGAGCTCAGCCGCGACCTGTTCCGCCGCACGGTGGCGCTGGAACGGGCCTTTTTCGACGCCGCCTATGACGGGGCGGCCTGA